The region TTGCGCTCTGCTATGACCGGCTGGGGCAGCATGAACGGGCCAACCGGTATAATGAGACTGCGCTGCTTCATTCCCCCAGCCATCCCAGCATGCTGTATAACCGGAATTACTTCCAGAAGCTTCTGGGCGACAAGTATGTCTCCTTGCAGCAGCTCTGAGCACCAATAAGCGCTCCCCCGCCAAGGCTGGGGGAGCGCTTATTATGGTCTAAGGATGTCCAGGCATTGCCGCCGGCTCCAGCAGGAGCTGAGGTTCGCTCGTGCGGATGAATTCCAGCACCTTGTCGTAGATAATCCGGTGGCCGTCCCGGTTAGGGTGGATGCCATCCCGGCAGATGAACTTGGTGTAATCCGGCTGCTGCAGGAAGGCGCCCCGGACATCGATAATCTTCGTCTTGGTGCTCTCGGCGACCTTGAGGATCGCGGAGTTGTAACGCTCCTGCCACCAGTAGATCTTGGTGACGCTGCCGAGGAATTTCATAATGTTCACTTCGGAATCGGGATTGTTGCCGCTGACCCACTTGAAGTAGTTGTCCGCATTCAGCGGAGGCAGACTCATCAGGATTGGCGTGATCTCCTGGTTCTTCAGGAAATGAATCATATCAGCCAGCATCCGCTCGAAGGCCGGAAAATCCGTCTTGGGACTATGCTCAGCCTCAGGGTTGCTCGCAATCTCTCCCCAATGGTAGTCGCAGTCATTGCCGCCGTATTCAATCAGCACCACATCGGGCTTCTCCTTCAGGACATCCCGCTTCAGATTGCCGAAGCCCTTCATCAGCGTATTGCCGAATCTGGCAGTATTGCGCATAGCTCCCTTGAGCTTGCCCTGAAGCATAGATACATAGTTATCCTCCAGAATGACATACTTGCTTCGGGTCTCGTCATATACAACGCCCTTGGAGATAGAGTCCCCGCTGACCATATATTTGAACTGAGACCCCATGGACTCTTGCTGCTCCTCATTTCTGTTCATGCTCCCGCCTCCGATAACCCTAGTGTATATACAATCAGTGTAAACCATACATGCAGCCCTGCCTATGTATAGATGTCATGGTTTCTTAGTCCAGTCAGCAGACTGAATTTCCCATAGAATAATGGAGAAGGAATTTGTTACCAGGAGGCCGTGTTGATGACCAAAATCATTGATTTCAATAAAAGTGCAATTACCAGCTTCAGTCAATCGCTCACTATACCTGTTCCCCTGTCCCCCTCCATCTATACGCTGACCGAATTCGGGCTTGCCACAGTACAAGGCGGGAGTGTCCTGCTCAATGCCACGGTTGGGGTTCAGACAACGCTGGGCAATCCCAATCTGCTGCTTACAATTCTGCGTTCGGGAACACCCGTGTTTACCCTGCTGGCAACGGCATCCGGCGGGCAGCAATATGATCCGTTCAGTCTCTCCTATGTGGATTTTAACTTTCCATCAGGGTATTTCACTTATACGTTGACGATTTCACAAGTGAATTCTTCTACGCTGAACGCAGCCAATCTGATCGGTCCTATAGATTTCTCGGGACTCTCCATGGTGTAAGCGATGACGTTGTCTGCCCTCAGTTGAGAAGGGAAAAAACAGGTCCAGCTGCTTCCTCCAAGCCGGGCCTGTTTTGCCTTGCTATTCTACTTTGTCTATCATCTTCATTCTTCGGAGCTGCCTACCCGTTCTCTGCAAAAGGGCGGCCAACGCGCGCTTTTCCCGCACCGTTCCCGCTTAAAAAGGCGGCAGCCGTCCGCTCCAGGGTTTTAACACTGTTCTCCCAGGTCCATGATTTTGAATCGGCCTCACCGCGCGCGGCGAGCCGGCTCCGGAGTACGGAATCTTGAATAAGCCGCATCACATCCGCCGCAAGCCGGTTCTCATACCGGTAGGACAACAGGCAATTCTCCTCATGGCGGGCATACTCCAGATTTCCTCCCGAATAGACCGAGACTAACGCAGCCCCGCAGCGCATCGCTTCAAGTCCTGGCAATGAACCGGTGTCAAAAATACTAGAGCTGACAAAAATATCAGCACCGTTATAGTGATAGCATAGCTCCTCGTCATTGAGCGGGGTGAAGAAGCGGTATTTGCCGCTGTCCATCATTCTTCTCAGGGATTCGGAACTGAAGCATTCATCCGGCGGACTGATGAAATTGATATTGACCCACGGGAAATGCTGCTTCACGATATCCAGCTGATTCACCAGATAATCCTGCTCGCGGTGCCAGGAGAACCCGTTCTCCACCTTGCGCAGGATCGCTGTTATGTTCAGCGGCTCCTGAAGCTCCTTGCGGATATTCATGTTTCGGAATGAAGCGCTGATCCCTACCGGCACAATGCTTCCGCTGATTCCGTGGCCCAGTCTAATCAACTCCTGCTGCCATTTCGAGAGGACAATCAGCTTATCGGTAATGTTATAGGAGGGGAAGGAGACCTCGTTCTCTGGCAGAAACAGCGGTTCATAACACAGAGAGAGGCGGATATGCATGCCCTTGCCGTTCAAGCTGGCTGCCTGTGAGACAGGAACCGTAGTGTAGAAGTTGGAGACGATGATATCGCTGACCGGGAAATCGGATTCACGAAGCAGTGTGTAGTCGGTAATCAGCAGAGTGGAATGGACGTCATAGGAAACATCCCCTCCCAGCGGCATGACAATTACAACCTGGTGGCCCCGGGCCGTAAGACCGTTCGTAAGCTCCACGAGCATGCGTTGCGCCCCGCCATGGCATAAGGTAAGAATGGGGAAAGTGAACCGCATCTGTGATCCCTTCCTTTCTGCACAATCGCCCTGCAACAATGCGATAGGTATACTATTTTATTCAGTGAAAAGCGAAAAGTACCGCTAAGCGGTACTTTTGGAGGAAATGGGGCTATGACCGGATGATCAGGAATTGCGCAGGCTGCGCAGCAGGTTCACGGAGTCTTGGATCTCCAGGCTAGTGACATCCTCGAGCGAGACATCGATCATCGGCTTATGCGCCTCAAGCTTGTCCAGGAACTCAGCGGTGTGGAACAGCCCGGCTCCGGGAGCGCCGTGACGAATGCGTCCGCCGTCCTCATAGATTCCTTTGAGATGGGCGAGGATGATCCGGTCGCCGAACAGGCTGAAGGATTGGTCGACGATCTCATCCTGAAGATGAACCTCTTGACCGATCAGGTTGCACGGATCGAATACGACACCGATGGAGCTGGAGGGCACCTCATCGAGGATTCGCCGCATTTTGGCAGGAGAGGACAGGGTATGGGTGCTGACGCCTTCAAGTCCTAAGAATACGCCCCACTTCTCCGCTTCCTCCGCCAGTTCCTCGACCGTTGCCTTAAGGGCATCCCAGCCTAGCTCCTCATAGCGGTAAGGGTCGAGCTCCTGGAAGGTCGTGAGTGCTCCCGTCTCCGTGGCGACCATAGGGGCACCGAACAGGCGGGCATAGCGCAGATGCTCCTTGAAGCGGTCAATCTCCGCCCGGCGGACCGCAGGATCGGGGTGAATCGGATTGATGTAGCAGCCAAGCACGCCGATGCGGATGCCGGCCTTGTCGAATTGCTCGGCGATATAGGAAGCGAGTCCGGGACTCAGCTTGCCCGGGGAGAGGTCGATATCCTGTATGGCCTTGGACAGAGCGAGCTGTACGAAATCAATATTGTAGGTCTGAAGAGCGGCAGTCAATTCCTTCAGCGGCAGGCAGCCGGCCGTGTGCGCTAACGTTCCGTAACGAATAATAAACAACTCCTTTGGAATTCTATCAATTTATAACTATAATATTAATGACGCTTACATAGACATGCAAGGTTAAAGAGTGCATGCAACAACAGGAGGAATTGAAATGAATGCAATAGAAGCACGTAAGCAAGAGCTGGAGAAGTGCCGTCCGGAGCCTACTCTGGACCGGGAGACGATTGATGAATTTTGGAATGATCTGCTCGCAGAAGATGAGGAGCAGCCGCTGGAGGTGACCCTCACCCCTGAAGAGACCCCGTATCCGGGTATGAAGGTGAGTAAGGTTAGCTACATGAGCTATGGGGAGACTACGATCAATGCCTGGTATATCCAGTCTGCTGTTGATACAGAGGACACGGGAGACCGGCCGTGTATTGTGACCTTTCCAGGGTACACCGGAGACCGGGGATATCCCGAACGTTACGCACATTTCTTGCTGCTTGGATACACTGTCCTGGCTGTAGATGTACGCGGACAGCTTGGCGAGACCGGTAATCTGCTGCCGCAGGAGCACGGGATTGTCAGAGGCTGGATTACCCAGGGGCTGCTGGAGAAGGAGCAATCCTATTATCTGGCGTTAGCTATCGATACGGTCCGGGCTATCGAGACGGCAGCGCAGCTGCCCGGGGTTGATCCGGCACGTATTGCAATTAATGGAGCCAGCCAGGGCGGAGGTATCGCGCTCTTGGCAGGGGCGCTCAGCCGCCGCGTGGCTGCGGTAGCCGCAGACATTCCTAACTTGTGCCGGCTGGATTTCGGAGTGCTGAATTCCACCAGCTCACTCACTGAGATTGCGGATTACCTGAAGCGCTATCCCGAGCACCTTGAGCGTGTGCTGGGAAATCTGGCCTTTTTCGACATCGTTAATTTGGCGCACCGTTTCACCGTCCCTGTTCAGATGTCCGTAGGCTGGAAGGATACAGTATGTATGCCGGAGACGATCTATGCCGCTTATAACCGGATAGAGTCGCCTAAGGAGATTAAGGATTATCCGTTCTCCGGGCATGAGGTGAGCGAATTCCAGCGCAGACAGACGGCACTGTTCTTCCAGGAACATCTGGGCTCCTGAGTGAATTGTTCTAACCCACAGTGATTAGCAGTAAGGGAATGGTGTGAAGATATAGTAAGGGTTGTCGCGAGGCCATGAATAGGCAGTCTAATCACCGGGAGGGAATTACGGATGGATAATCAGACAGGTAAGCTGCCGGCAGGAGTATTGGTGGAGAGCTTTGAGTATGACAAGAAGAATGAGGAGCTTGTGAAAAAGAGCTTCTGGAGCAAAACCCGGAAAGCCGCCGGTAAAATCCCCTTCACCAGAGAAGCGATAGCCATGTACTACTGTGCTATGGATGCCAAAACACCGTTATGGGCGAAAGGGATTGCCTTTGGCGCGCTGGCTTATTTCATTTCCCCGATCGATGCCATTCCCGATGCGCTAATCGGCCTGGGCTTCACAGACGATGCTGCTGTCATGGCTGCGGGCATCCGGGCCATTGCCGGACAGGTCAAGGAGGAGCATAAACAGAAGGCGGAGGAGTTCTTCGAGGATTAAAAATAGCCTGGAAGACAGCGAAGGGATGCAGCGGGTGGCTGCATCCCTATTTTGCTATGCCCCGTTACACTCCGGTGTCTATAGCCGGACTCTCAGAGATCTGCTGCTTCGCCTGATACTCCAGACCCCAATCTCTCATCAGCTTGATGATCGGAATCAGAGACCGGCCGAATTCGGTCAAAGAGTATTCGACCTTCGGCGGCACCTGATGATAGACCTCACGGTGTACAACGCCATCCTCCTCCAGCTCGCGGAGCTGCAGGGTCAGCATGCGCTGGGTGATGCCGGGGCAGATGCGGCGGAATTCATTGAACCGGACTGTGGAATCCATCATATGGTACAAGAGTACCCCCTTCCATTTGCCGCCGATGACATCGAGGGTGAATTCTACAGGACAAGCAAAGGCATTGCCATCAGGGCAGGTGCCGAAACCGCCTTTACGGTCGCGCATCACTGAACACGCTCCTTAGTATCATTTTGTATACTACATCACAAAAATGTGCGTACTTCTAAATGTGTTGTATATCCATTACTATAAGCATGGGAACAGGAAAACGTCAATTCCTTATCATGAACGGTAGACAGAAAGGGAGTATGGAGGATGGAGAACACAAGCACAGTTAGTGAAATGACGAAAGAGCAGATTTTGGCGGCCTATGAGT is a window of Paenibacillus sp. FSL H3-0469 DNA encoding:
- a CDS encoding sugar phosphate isomerase/epimerase, yielding MFIIRYGTLAHTAGCLPLKELTAALQTYNIDFVQLALSKAIQDIDLSPGKLSPGLASYIAEQFDKAGIRIGVLGCYINPIHPDPAVRRAEIDRFKEHLRYARLFGAPMVATETGALTTFQELDPYRYEELGWDALKATVEELAEEAEKWGVFLGLEGVSTHTLSSPAKMRRILDEVPSSSIGVVFDPCNLIGQEVHLQDEIVDQSFSLFGDRIILAHLKGIYEDGGRIRHGAPGAGLFHTAEFLDKLEAHKPMIDVSLEDVTSLEIQDSVNLLRSLRNS
- a CDS encoding helix-turn-helix domain-containing protein, translated to MRDRKGGFGTCPDGNAFACPVEFTLDVIGGKWKGVLLYHMMDSTVRFNEFRRICPGITQRMLTLQLRELEEDGVVHREVYHQVPPKVEYSLTEFGRSLIPIIKLMRDWGLEYQAKQQISESPAIDTGV
- a CDS encoding SGNH/GDSL hydrolase family protein; its protein translation is MNRNEEQQESMGSQFKYMVSGDSISKGVVYDETRSKYVILEDNYVSMLQGKLKGAMRNTARFGNTLMKGFGNLKRDVLKEKPDVVLIEYGGNDCDYHWGEIASNPEAEHSPKTDFPAFERMLADMIHFLKNQEITPILMSLPPLNADNYFKWVSGNNPDSEVNIMKFLGSVTKIYWWQERYNSAILKVAESTKTKIIDVRGAFLQQPDYTKFICRDGIHPNRDGHRIIYDKVLEFIRTSEPQLLLEPAAMPGHP
- a CDS encoding glycosyltransferase family 4 protein; translated protein: MRFTFPILTLCHGGAQRMLVELTNGLTARGHQVVIVMPLGGDVSYDVHSTLLITDYTLLRESDFPVSDIIVSNFYTTVPVSQAASLNGKGMHIRLSLCYEPLFLPENEVSFPSYNITDKLIVLSKWQQELIRLGHGISGSIVPVGISASFRNMNIRKELQEPLNITAILRKVENGFSWHREQDYLVNQLDIVKQHFPWVNINFISPPDECFSSESLRRMMDSGKYRFFTPLNDEELCYHYNGADIFVSSSIFDTGSLPGLEAMRCGAALVSVYSGGNLEYARHEENCLLSYRYENRLAADVMRLIQDSVLRSRLAARGEADSKSWTWENSVKTLERTAAAFLSGNGAGKARVGRPFAENG
- a CDS encoding YkvA family protein; translated protein: MDNQTGKLPAGVLVESFEYDKKNEELVKKSFWSKTRKAAGKIPFTREAIAMYYCAMDAKTPLWAKGIAFGALAYFISPIDAIPDALIGLGFTDDAAVMAAGIRAIAGQVKEEHKQKAEEFFED
- a CDS encoding acetylxylan esterase, which produces MNAIEARKQELEKCRPEPTLDRETIDEFWNDLLAEDEEQPLEVTLTPEETPYPGMKVSKVSYMSYGETTINAWYIQSAVDTEDTGDRPCIVTFPGYTGDRGYPERYAHFLLLGYTVLAVDVRGQLGETGNLLPQEHGIVRGWITQGLLEKEQSYYLALAIDTVRAIETAAQLPGVDPARIAINGASQGGGIALLAGALSRRVAAVAADIPNLCRLDFGVLNSTSSLTEIADYLKRYPEHLERVLGNLAFFDIVNLAHRFTVPVQMSVGWKDTVCMPETIYAAYNRIESPKEIKDYPFSGHEVSEFQRRQTALFFQEHLGS